A section of the Malania oleifera isolate guangnan ecotype guangnan chromosome 2, ASM2987363v1, whole genome shotgun sequence genome encodes:
- the LOC131148450 gene encoding 60 kDa jasmonate-induced protein-like, whose protein sequence is MVDPEFTVELDLSNRPTRHWPTYKSFIKDLRRRLGVRFSHNRPVLPPETRTPSRWFEVILRTGEDYAVRFFMRGDNLYLVGYRMENGQEWYEFTETDDEGNIQRLIPGSTLLGFSGNYKALLSAANRSWEDVRVSWNDLRMAVGNLNTDEGRQRARSLLNVIIMINEAIRFEHLSDYFSANCDESLPFSSSFQSLVRKWGNLSGRLLRADMDPDLYYFRLPDPNYLEIHTAEQAAAALGILKDCVSRVQSLRRVPRMAMNDGDELYGVPLVEVFSVRINTGYGDQVGLCGMVTVTDGLSCQYIYNKTREDPESIYTGDTILLTGPARPISAYDSFIIDFNLIDVCRGPSYDEISNGQISWNVFVTTNAYDKPLLKDVEGKNGSVTVNYVVLRNAVEATVEITLINGDQKDPTEVYGLITARSDKFPNESTLFRKTSEDEDIELRPGNDIPLLRSAVAVPLNSSQLTVRAELFNRDREAISSKEIANGTAVFPTSLSGTSAKSIFGKYGEIQVKVTWIDN, encoded by the coding sequence ATGGTAGATCCAGAGTTCACAGTGGAGCTCGACCTTTCAAACCGGCCCACCAGACATTGGCCAACGTATAAAAGTTTCATTAAAGACTTGCGCAGACGATTGGGAGTGAGATTTTCGCACAATCGTCCCGTGCTCCCCCCTGAAACACGAACCCCAAGTAGATGGTTTGAAGTCATACTGCGAACTGGAGAAGATTACGCTGTTAGGTTTTTTATGCGAGGAGACAACCTATACTTGGTTGGCTATAGGATGGAGAATGGTCAAGAATGGTACGAGTTCACAGAAACTGATGACGAGGGAAACATTCAACGTCTCATTCCTGGATCCACACTTCTAGGCTTCAGCGGCAACTACAAAGCCCTGCTGAGCGCTGCTAACCGAAGTTGGGAAGACGTAAGAGTAAGTTGGAATGACCTCCGAATGGCCGTGGGCAATCTTAACACCGACGAAGGGCGGCAAAGAGCGCGGTCGCTACTGAATGTAATTATCATGATCAATGAAGCAATAAGATTTGAACATCTTAGTGATTACTTCTCTGCAAATTGTGACGAGTCATTACCATTCTCTTCCTCGTTTCAGAGCTTGGTGCGGAAATGGGGAAACCTTTCTGGGAGACTACTGCGCGCTGACATGGACCCTGATTTGTATTATTTTCGACTTCCAGACCCTAATTATCTTGAAATACATACAGCTGAGCAAGCAGCTGCTGCACTTGGCATCTTAAAGGATTGTGTCTCAAGGGTTCAATCACTTAGAAGGGTTCCTCGTATGGCTATGAATGACGGAGATGAACTTTATGGAGTACCGCTAGTGGAAGTGTTCTCTGTGCGCATCAACACTGGCTATGGAGATCAAGTCGGCCTCTGCGGCATGGTCACAGTGACTGATGGACTGAGTTGTCAATACATTTATAACAAAACAAGGGAGGATCCTGAATCCATTTATACAGGCGATACTATTTTATTGACGGGACCAGCTCGACCCATCTCAGCCTACGACAGCTTCATAATCGATTTCAATCTTATCGACGTATGCAGAGGTCCCTCATATGATGAAATCAGCAATGGGCAAATCTCATGGAATGTTTTCGTTACAACAAATGCGTATGACAAGCCCTTGTTGAAGGATGTTGAAGGTAAGAATGGTTCAGTGACGGTGAACTATGTAGTGTTACGCAATGCAGTGGAAGCCACAGTGGAGATTACACTCATAAACGGAGATCAGAAAGATCCTACTGAAGTTTATGGATTGATTACTGCTCGTAGTGACAAGTTTCCTAATGAAAGTACGTTATTTCGGAAGACTTCGGAGGATGAGGACATTGAACTAAGACCAGGGAATGATATTCCCTTGTTGAGATCCGCAGTAGCAGTGCCATTGAACTCCTCCCAGCTCACAGTTCGAGCAGAACTATTTAATCGTGACAGAGAGGCAATTTCTAGTAAGGAGATTGCCAATGGCACTGCTGTATTTCCTACTTCTCTCTCTGGTACATCCGCAAAGAGTATTTTCGGAAAGTATGGTGAGATCCAAGTGAAGGTCACTTGGATAGACAATTAA